A part of Gossypium hirsutum isolate 1008001.06 chromosome A07, Gossypium_hirsutum_v2.1, whole genome shotgun sequence genomic DNA contains:
- the LOC107952807 gene encoding protein MAIN-LIKE 2-like — MEEIGMDPSAANPGPIDRSVLYDQDKHVSSAVWDGQERGALRCHEHTSKLGEWRLTPKQIELVEKAGFGYLRKIPAISLDNPLISALVERWRRETNTFHFTVGEMTVTLQDVAFLLGLAIDGMPVIGITYTTCGTVCEKYLGKAPDSTYASGGMVKLSWLKEFFSQCPENAMIEEIEHHTRAYLLYLVGSTIFSTTTGNKVPVMYLPLFENFENAGRYAWGAAALAFLYRALGNASVRSQSTICGCLTLLQCWSYYHLNIGRPKLNRDPIHDHFPFVLRWKGKQSGPTTNRDVVFYRKALDSLEPCDVEWLPYKYMDSTVIPEEIRNSLVLGRSKTMLICFDKAERHLPNRVLRQYGMLQPIPEDVPQWVRKSRGVDGGVDLSGKMESELNEWADRALHIVDGDDDADENEYMVWYLRITRKVVGRPISLSSEFQRTIGGVREISYLAETFPLKGLLPEQFESISRIRSIAQECLRDQVGGTIVLSPIVGTELGKRTRGKERVRRKGTGKRRRSNDPMEGHGASEDESQYCGMVEVDQLHPHHTNDEVDHLPLTVLEGEAALLLDTPHKVDDMQLHDATDGIDASHFCDASNEADNSNMLNSIGENDLQTAKTVEEVIPQSFELPDATNGNTDLEIHNETNKPEDSQGCNATNGINGPQTLVATDVNEAQIHGATDKVSESQPSDAVHSDQQMVKEEVEVAPQLSHENTEDLAQQGDNSVVA; from the exons ATGGAAGAGATTGGAATGGACCCATCTGCAGCCAATCCTGGACCCATCGATCGTTCAGTACTGTATGATCAAGACAAGCATGTATCTTCAGCTGTTTGGGATGGCCAG GAGCGTGGTGCACTTAGATGTCATGAGCATACATCAAAGTTGGGAGAATGGAGACTCACCCCAAAACAGATTGAATTGGTGGAAAAAGCAGGATTTGGGTACTTGAGGAAGATACCTGCCATTAGTTTAGATAATCCGCTCATTTCAGCTTTAGTTGAGAGGTGGAGAAGAGAGACTAATACATTTCACTTCACTGTTGGAGAAATGACTGTGACTCTTCAAGATGTTGCCTTCTTGCTGGGATTGGCGATTGACGGGATGCCCGTGATTGGAATAACGTATACCACTTGTGGAACGGTGTGTGAAAAGTATCTTGGGAAAGCACCAGATTCTACTTATGCAAGTGGTGGGATGGTGAAGCTAAGTTGGTTGAAAGAGTTCTTTTCTCAGTGTCCTGAAAATGCAATGATCGAAGAGATTGAGCACCACACACGTGCTTACCTTTTGTATCTTGTGGGAAGCACTATTTTTTCAACCACCACAGGGAATAAGGTCCCTGTCATGTACCTTCCATTGTTTGAGAATTTTGAGAATGCTGGGAGGTATGCATGGGGTGCAGCTGCATTAGCATTCTTGTATAGGGCACTTGGGAATGCCTCTGTTAGATCCCAAAGCACTATTTGTGGATGTTTGACATTACTTCAG TGTTGGAGTTACTATCATCTAAATATTGGTCGACCAAAGCTCAACAGGGACCCTATCCACGATCATTTCCCTTTTGTACTGAGGTGGAAGGGAAAGCAGAGTGGTCCAACGACAAACCGTGATGTAGTTTTCTACCGTAAGGCACTTGACTCCCTGGAACCATGTGAT GTAGAGTGGCTTCCCTACAAGTACATGGATAGTACTGTAATCCCAGAGGAAATTAGAAATAGTTTGGTTTTGGGGAGGTCTAAAACGATGTTGATATGCTTTGACAAGGCAGAAAGGCACCTTCCTAATCGTGTCCTAAGGCAATATGGCATGCTACAACCTATCCCAGAAGATGTGCCACAATGGGTAAGAAAAAGCCGTGGAGTTGATGGTGGTGTGGACTTGTCTGGGAAAATGGAATCAGAACTTAATGAATGGGCAGATCGTGCACTCCATATTgtggatggtgatgatgatgCAGATGAAAATGAATACATGGTGTGGTATTTGAGAATTACTCGTAAAGTTGTAGGGAGACCTATTTCTCTCTCTTCAGAGTTTCAGAGAACA ATTGGTGGTGTACGGGAAATTTCATACTTAGCCGAAACTTTCCCTTTGAAAGGACTGCTGCCTGAGCAGTTTGAATCAATTTCCAGGATTAGGTCTATTGCACAAGAATGCTTGAGAGACCAAGTTGGAGGTACAATTGTTTTGTCACCTATTGTGGGAACTGAACTTGGCAAAAGGACTAGGGGGAAGGAGAGAGTGAGAAGAAAGGGTACTGGGAAACGGAGGCGTAGTAATGATCCCATGGAAGGTCACGGAGCTAGTGAGGATGAGTCTCAGTATTGTGGCATGGTTGAGGTGGATCAATTACATCCGCATCACACGAATGATGAGGTAGATCATTTGCCACTTACAGTTCTTGAAGGTGAAGCTGCACTGCTATTGGATACACCGCATAAAGTTGATGACATGCAACTTCATGATGCAACTGATGGGATTGATGCCTCACACTTTTGTGATGCAAGTAATGAGGCTGACAACTCGAATATGCTTAATTCTATTGGTGAAAATGATTTGCAAACTGCCAAAACAGTAGAAGAGGTTATTCCACAGTCATTTGAGCTACCTGATGCAACCAATGGTAATACCGATTTAGAAATTCATAATGAAACTAACAAGCCCGAAGACTCACAAGGTTGTAATGCTACTAATGGGATCAATGGTCCCCAAACACTAGTGGCCACTGATGTTAATGAAGCACAAATTCATGGTGCAACCGATAAGGTCAGCGAGTCACAACCCTCTGATGCTGTTCACAGTGATCAACAAATGGTAAAAGAGGAAGTAGAGGTTGCTCCACAGTTGTCTCACGAAAACACTGAGGATCTTGCACAGCAGGGTGATAATAGTGTTGTAGCATAA